From one Anopheles cruzii chromosome 3, idAnoCruzAS_RS32_06, whole genome shotgun sequence genomic stretch:
- the LOC128272972 gene encoding ubiquitin-associated domain-containing protein 1, producing the protein MIPWMREKFAERRARWQQSRKQPRAAGDCTSSCSSASSSSGPPSSEPSSGTPPAPGTSASPGHGRLHGLRNPRYGQRVTGTHIAQQSQQPSTSSGGGSSWRTRPSPDRANGETKAEQGAEHQITLRIISPRGGMVNVDVRRVLNGRQLKMHGLEKFASNAFTMPHFSSDLDKLADRYRLIRSHNKRIFRDDDLLLNVHDDEEFLLIAKRIDKPQVEDSTKGPSVADILAATRHIPLSRINQASVNFNLGMVQADELQQDLRRIIISLSKASAYILGTGTCAEKLIALFQQRLINRKRHQISSIETLLEMGFSLDKINQALQITKNVFPAALDWLIQNDSSAKLFNCDKRASCASTSTTTNQTHLPVGAQESDNSNSGKNSDTSNESRSLSRSSSIRDSIDEPEERDEDAFDGDSEGEIGGSKEKYLFKTKRDNIVTLLEIVRLYSEKSVVPAPDLLAPIMEMGFEEESVREALIATHNNQTAACEWLLGNRAKSVQGLNDGLPMESPILRVLMDSPQVQVSLGNPKMFIALITMLENSSTMTMWLSDNDTSSVLGHILRTYHEEKHILAINQYSNAPQNSFSQR; encoded by the exons ATGATACCATGGATGAGAGAAAAGTTTGCCGAAAGACGTGCCCGTTGGCAACAGTCGCGCAAGCAACCACGCGCTGCCGGCGATTGTACTTCAAGCTGTAGCTCTGCTTCGTCCAGCTCTGGCCCCCCTTCAAGTGAACCTTCGTCGGGAACGCCACCCGCACCCGGCACCAGCGCATCACCTGGCCACGGGCGTCTCCACGGCCTCCGAAATCCGCGCTATGGACAACGAGTCACAGGGACACACATAGCACAGCAATCTCAGCAACCATCGACATCAAGTGGTGGTGGGTCGTCGTGGCGAACGCG ACCTTCGCCAGACAGAGCGAATGGTGAAACAAAAGCGGAGCAAGGAGCTGAACATCAGATTACGCTACGGATTATAAGCCCTCGGGGAGGTATGGTCAATGTGGATGTTAGACGTGTCCTAAATGGACGCCAATTGAAAATGCACGGCCTGGAGAAGTTCGCCAGCAATGCCTTTACGATGCCACATTTTTCATCGGATCTTGACAAACTGGCCGACCGCTATCGGCTGATACGATCCCACAACAAACGAATTTTCCGCGACGACGATCTGTTACTTAACGTACATGACGACG AAGAGTTTCTGTTAATTGCCAAACGTATTGACAAGCCTCAGGTCGAGGATAGTACGAAGGGGCCTTCGGTTGCAGATATATTAGCTGCTACACGACACATTCCTCTGTCGCGAATTAATCAGGCATCGGTGAACTTTAATCTTGGCATGGTACAAGCGGATGAA CTTCAGCAAGATCTCCGGCGTATAATTATATCACTTTCGAAAGCATCGGCATACATACTAGGAACTGGAACGTGCGCGGAAAAGCTGATTGCGTTGTTCCAACAACGTCTCATAAACAGAAAACGCCATCAAATTAGTTCAATTGAAACGCTACTAGAGATGGGATTTTCCCTGGATAAGATAAATCAAGCCTTACAAATTACCAA AAATGTCTTTCCAGCGGCTCTAGACTGGCTCATTCAGAACGATAGTTCAGCAAAGCTTTTTAACTGTGATAAGCGCGCTTCATGTGCATCGACTTCAACTACAACAAACCAAACCCACTTACCAGTGGGTGCGCAGGAATCTGACAATAGTAACAGCGGAAAAAACTCGGACACCAGCAACGAAAGTAGATCCCTATCGAGATCATCCTCCATCAGAGATTCTATCGATGAGCCTGAAGAACGCGATGAAGACGCTTTTGATGGAGACAGCGAAGGTGAAATAGGGGGTTCTAAAGAAAAGTATCTTTTCAAG ACCAAACGAGATAACATCGTGACACTGTTGGAGATTGTGCGGTTGTATTCAGAGAAAAGCGTTGTTCCGGCCCCAGATTTGCTCGCCCCCATAATGGAAATGGGTTTTGAGGAAGAGAGCGTTCGAGAAGCTTTAATTGCAACACACAACAATCAGACCGCCGCG TGTGAGTGGTTGCTGGGAAATCGGGCGAAAAGTGTACAGGGTTTAAACGATGGGCTGCCGATGGAGTCCCCCATTTTACGTGTTCTAATGGACTCACCACAAGTACAAGTTAGTTTAGGAAATCCAAAAATGTTTATTG CACTGATCACAATGTTAGAAAACTCCTCAACAATGACCATGTGGCTTAGCGACAACGATACTTCCTCGGTACTGGGACACATCCTGCGTACATACCATGAGGAGAAACACATACTTGCTATCAATCAATACAGCAACGCACCGCAAAATAGCTTCAGCCAACGATAA